Part of the Podospora pseudopauciseta strain CBS 411.78 chromosome 7 map unlocalized CBS411.78m_7.2, whole genome shotgun sequence genome, TGGTGAAGACGTCTCCCGGAAGAGATTTCCTGCACTGAGGGCCGGAACAAACTCTGGAAGAACAACTACCAACCCTTTGCGGGCATTGGTGACACTGCCCGCCCCGGAGCTGTTCAGAACCGGCGAGGTGAAGTTGATTGTCCAGGAAAGACCAGGCGAGGATCCGGACAACGCCTAGACGGCGTTTGAACgggaggtgggttggtggccgtgagaggagaggaaaacATTGTCACATCATAGGTGAGGGCAGTGTCGGACATAGCGCGCCAATAGCTGCAAGGCTATGATGTATGTAGGGGTCCTGTATGGACTGTGAAACAAGGAGAATTATTCAGACTGCATGAGGGAAAACAGATCAATCGTAACACAGAGACTTTGCATTGGATGGGCGGTAATTGTAATGGGCACGCGAGAACCTGTCCGTGGAGAAGTGATGTGCAGCATTTTCTCCCCCCGGCCCATAAGCCACCAACCCTGGTCCAGCTGGACTATAGACCTCGAATAGGGAATCACTGGAGTTCAACGCCCGGAGATGGCACATCGACAGTCCTCGCTGATTCTTGGCGAAGCTCCTCACCGAAGCCTCATACGACTGCAGTCATGTATGTATGCAAGGCACCTCTATCTCCAGTTCCCAGGATACCGGAGACGAAGAGTTCGCAAGTCGCCGGATAGAGAAACCCACGGCGGTATTCCGGCGATGTGAACCCTGAAACCAGAGGGTGTTCCTGGTACCAAGGATGACTTGCATCCTGtctaatttaattaagttaagAGAGAGACGTCGTCCCAAAGACCATTTAAGGTAGTGGAGGGCAGCAAGTGCGGTATTTCTGCCAGGTATGTTGACCTTTGTTCATCGCCAGAAAACATGGTAAGGCTCTCGGCGGTGAGGTGCTCGGTAACGGTTGTGGAACAGTGGTGACTTTCTGGGGCTGTCATTCGTTGGCGTTCGACATCTACACTGGTCTTGTCCGATGTAGCGCCGGCAGATTTGGGGGCTACAGAGTACTCCTGGGTGAATGAGGCCCATGTGTTGCAGATACCGGTATGCACGGCACAAGGCGACCAGAGACAGGCGTCTGATGGGAAGTCTTAGATGATGTGCTGGGAGCTGTATCGGCGGATCATGAACCTTTTTGATGACCATCTCAAACGGTGAAGCCGTGATTGGACAAGGAAATATGTTCGTTGGTGCGCGAGCTGCCTTTTCACATCAAGCGCGTCTGCCGGCACTTTGTTCGAGGCGACCCCACGCTCACCACTGTTTTCCGGGGCCCTGCTAGCACGGCTACAGGGGACGGGAGTGGCTGTTCGCCTGTTTCTGCTCCCGTCCATCTCCCAGCCCAACGGTCCTCAACTAGCCCAAGCAGGAGTCGCCTAATTCCcaatcatcaccaaacccTCACTTTCCACTCTCGCCCGGCCGCCAGGTATGCCAAAATTTAGACAGCTACCACACCCGTCCTCCCGCTTTCACCGCCAAGCCATTGACAACTACATCGTTTTGTGGGGCTCAACCATGCTGGGTACATGCATTTGAGCATTTCCTCAGGGGGCCTCCCAGGAGACAACTACCACTTTCCACAATTTTTGATATGTTGTCTTGTGTGTGACTCGACGCTAGGACCAGTCAAAGGTACCCTCAacgccaccaccctcacagCCGCCGTAAGATGTCTGGTCCACGAAGCCGAGTCAAGGATGGCCAAGGCCGCTTCGGCATGCCGTCTTATCGAGATGAGGCCTAATCAAGCCAGAGAGAAGCTCTCCAGAGTCCGACATGTCCCGTTTGGTTGTGGAGGCTCTGTTGGAAACAGAGGTATAAAGATGGACAAATATGCCATACCGGACGAGATAGAATGTGCAAGACACCTCCAGCCCAGTATCGGTTTCTAGGCCAGCCCATCTCACCATGGCAGACTACAACAACCCGTACGAGGACGGTCAGGAGGGTGGGACCAGGGTACTCGGACCAGCAGTACTTGAACCAGCAGTACTCGGGTACTAACATTCCCCGTACGACTTACATCGACCAGAACGCCCTCACATCTCTTGCCACCAACGCAGGACCTTCGTACCCATATCTCTCTACAGGTTCAGCTAGCCACGACGACCCAGGGTCCTACATACCGCCTCACCCTGGTCTCGCCACTCAACCCTGGGATATGGGACCATATCAAGCCTGGACAACATCGTCCTTACCTCCCACTACTACTTATACCATGACATCCGGCGCTTTCTCTGACCCCACTGCCACCGGCTTCCCGGACATTGCTCCCCTCTCGGACAGCTTGCCTCCCATCCCTGAGCAGTACGTTGTCCGCTGTTCACACTTTCTTTGCAAGATCAAGACCACTGACCCTTAAATATCAGACAGCTCGTGGAGTACCAGAGCGGCTACGACTACTCCTACggccaagctcctcctcgagaacccagctcatccccctcccaactcaGATGTGACATCTGCAACGAGAACTTTGCAAATCAAAAGAACTGGGACCGTCACCTCACCTCTGAGAAGCACCTCAGCAACGTCGGTGAGGACGACCCCGACGTCCCAAAGTACAGATGCGCATGCACCTACTCGGTAGCTCGGAAGGACAACTACCGCCGGCACCTCAAGCACTGCGCCTTTCGTATCGACTTTGCTTATGTCTGCACCTGTGGGAGCACACTCAGGACAAGGAGTATCATGAGCACATATCGACAATTGCGGACGCAAGAGACATAAGAAAGGGCACAAATGGTAGAATTTGGTTACCTATCTATTCTATGGAATAAGAGGTGGCAGCTCTGGAGCGGTCGATTTCATTTCTGTTTTCGTTTCACGGCTTTGTCTCAAGATTTTGGTCCCCACGGACTCGAGAACGTCAGTCGCTTCAGCAATaatttcccttttcttttcgatTACGGTACCTATCAGCACACGGCTTTTATGATGACTTACgccatttttttttttccctttcgaTACGtattcatttttttttttcatttgtTACACGAGACGAGAGTGCCCGGGCATTTATgagttggaaagggggagggagagggggaagagcTGTTCGGCGAGCAAGGGACtaatgaggaggaggcaaatGGTACCATTTGAATGCCTATTAACatgttttccttttttcttttctttctccaaTAATTACAATCGCTTtcccaccccatcaaccaTGACAAGtgaacccccccaacccccccgacTAACCCCTAAAATACCTCCCCTTATTCACCACCGGCGCCTCAGTCCTCTTCACAGCACCACCGGTCCACTTCTGCGTAACCGTACtcctcaccacaacaaccggCGTCCCATCCGCCCGGCTCatcatctgctgctgctgctcatgCCCCACCGGCCTCGCCTGAGGCGCCACCGTCGGCCCAGGAACCACATACCCTGTCAAGCTCGTCGACACATCAATCAAAATCCCCTCGTCCGTCTCCTTGTAGAACCCCCTCGCATCGAAACTGTCCAGCTTGAACGGT contains:
- a CDS encoding uncharacterized protein (EggNog:ENOG503PH0P); the encoded protein is MCKTPPAQYRFLGQPISPWQTTTTRTRTVRRVGPGYSDQQYLNQQYSGTNIPRTTYIDQNALTSLATNAGPSYPYLSTGSASHDDPGSYIPPHPGLATQPWDMGPYQAWTTSSLPPTTTYTMTSGAFSDPTATGFPDIAPLSDSLPPIPEQQLVEYQSGYDYSYGQAPPREPSSSPSQLRCDICNENFANQKNWDRHLTSEKHLSNVGEDDPDVPKYRCACTYSVARKDNYRRHLKHCAFRIDFAYVCTCGSTLRTRSIMSTYRQLRTQET